One part of the Glycine max cultivar Williams 82 chromosome 14, Glycine_max_v4.0, whole genome shotgun sequence genome encodes these proteins:
- the ARF8B gene encoding auxin response factor 8, translating into MKLSTSGLGQQGHEGGEKKCLNSELWHACAGPLVSLPTAGTRVVYFPQGHSEQVAATTNREVDGHIPNYPSLPPQLVCQLHNVTMHADVETDEVYAQMTLQPLTPQEQKDTFLPMELGVPSKQPSNYFCKTLTASDTSTHGGFSVPRRAAEKVFPPLDFSQQPPAQELIARDLHDVEWKFRHIFRGQPKRHLLTTGWSVFVSAKRLVAGDSVLFIWNEKNQLLLGIRRANRPQTVMPSSVLSSDSMHIGLLAAAAHAAATNSCFTVFYNPRASPSEFVIPLSKYIKAVYHTRVSVGMRFRMLFETEESSVRRYMGTITGISDLDPVRWPNSHWRSVKVGWDESTAGERQPRVSLWEIEPLTTFPMYPSLFPLRLKRPWHPGTSSFHDGRDEATNGLMWLRGGPGDQALNSLNFQGSGLLPWMQQRMDPTLLGNDHNQQYQAMFASGLQNLGSGDLMRQQMMNFQQPFNYLQQSGNPNLPLQLQQPQAVQQSVSSNNILQPQAQVLAENLSQHLQKSHNNREDQTQQQQHTYQDTVLLQSDQLHQRQHSGLPSPSYSKPDFLDSSMKFPASVSPGQNMLGSLCPEGSGNLLNLSRSSQSMLTEQLPQQSWAPKFTPLQINAFGNSMQHVQYSGKDTAMVPPHCNPDSQNPILFGVNIDSSGLLLPTTVPRYTTASAEIDASAMPIGESGFQSPLYPCVQDSSELVQSAGQVDPQNQTRTFVKVYKSGSVGRSLDISRFSSYHELREELAQMFGIEGKLEDPLRSGWQLVFVDRENDVLLLGDDPWESFVNNVWYIKILSPEDIHKMGEQAVESLGPSSGHRLNSTGADSHEIVSGLPSIGSLEY; encoded by the exons GTTGCTGCCACAACCAACAGAGAAGTTGATGGTCACATACCCAATTACCCGAGTTTGCCGCCACAGTTGGTTTGCCAACTTCACAATGTTACAATGCAT GCAGATGTTGAAACAGATGAAGTGTATGCTCAAATGACGTTGCAGCCATTGACTCCG CAAGAGCAGAAGGATACATTTCTTCCCATGGAGTTGGGCGTTCCAAGTAAGCAGCCCTCAAATTATTTTTGCAAGACGTTAACGGCAAGTGACACCAGCACACATGGAGGGTTCTCTGTTCCTCGTCGTGCTGCTGAGAAAGTTTTCCCTCCATTG GATTTCTCACAGCAACCACCTGCGCAAGAACTAATTGCTAGGGATCTCCATGACGTTGAGTGGAAGTTTCGACATATTTTTCGag GACAGCCAAAACGACACCTTCTTACAACAGGCTGGAGTGTATTTGTTAGTGCCAAAAGACTAGTGGCTGGAGATTCTGTGCTTTTCATATg GAATGAAAAGAATCAGCTTCTTTTGGGAATACGTCGTGCCAATCGACCACAAACTGTCATGCCATCGTCAGTTCTATCTAGTGATAGTATGCACATTGGGCTTCTTGCAGCTGCTGCTCATGCCGCAGCAACTAATAGCTGCTTTACAGTGTTCTATAACCCAAG GGCTAGTCCATCTGAGTTTGTCATTCCGCTTTCAAAATATATCAAAGCTGTGTACCATACACGCGTTTCTGTTGGTATGCGTTTCAGGATGCTTTTTGAGACTGAAGAATCAAGTGTCCGCAG GTACATGGGTACAATAACTGGCATAAGTGACCTTGATCCTGTTCGTTGGCCGAATTCTCATTGGCGGTCTGttaag GTTGGTTGGGATGAATCGACAGCAGGAGAGAGACAGCCTCGGGTATCATTATGGGAAATTGAGCCTTTAACAACATTTCCAATGTATCCATCTCTATTTCCCCTCAGATTGAAACGGCCATGGCATCCTGGCACCTCTTCTTTTCATG ATGGCAGAGATGAAGCAACTAATGGGCTTATGTGGCTAAGGGGTGGACCTGGAGACCAAGCTCTCAATTCCCTGAATTTTCAAGGTTCTGGTTTGTTGCCATGGATGCAGCAGAGAATGGATCCAACATTACTTGGAAATGATCATAATCAGCAATACCAAGCCATGTTTGCATCTGGTTTGCAGAACTTAGGGAGTGGAGATTTAATGAGACAACAAATGATGAATTTTCAACAGCCTTTCAATTATCTTCAACAATCAGGAAACCCCAATCTTCCTTTGCAGCTTCAGCAACCGCAAGCAGTTCAGCAATCTGTATCTTCTAATAATATCCTACAGCCACAAGCCCAAGTGTTGGCAGAGAACTTGTCTCAGCACCTCCAGAAATCACACAACAATCGAGAAGACCAAACACAGCAGCAGCAGCACACTTATCAAGATACGGTTTTACTTCAAAGTGATCAGCTCCATCAGAGGCAACACTCTGGTTTACCTTCACCGTCATATTCAAAACCGGATTTCTTAGATTCAAGCATGAAGTTCCCTGCTTCAGTTTCGCCAGGACAAAACATGCTTGGTTCACTTTGTCCCGAAGGGAGTGGCAATCTCTTGAATTTATCCAGAAGTAGTCAGTCCATGTTGACTGAACAGTTACCTCAACAATCATGGGCCCCAAAGTTCACACCATTGCAGATTAATGCTTTTGGCAACTCAATGCAACATGTGCAGTATTCTGGAAAAGATACTGCAATGGTGCCACCACATTGTAACCCAGACTCCCAAAATCCTATTCTATTTGGGGTCAACATTGATTCATCTGGCCTTCTGCTTCCTACGACTGTTCCTCGTTATACTACTGCATCAGCTGAAATTGATGCATCAGCAATGCCAATAGGAGAGTCTGGATTCCAGTCTCCTCTATATCCTTGCGTGCAAGATTCATCAGAGTTGGTGCAAAGTGCAGGGCAAGTCGACCCTCAAAACCAGACACGAACATTCGTCAAG GTTTACAAATCAGGGTCAGTAGGGCGCTCACTTGACATCTCCCGGTTCAGCAGTTATCATGAGCTGCGGGAGGAGTTGGCACAGATGTTTGGTATTGAGGGGAAATTAGAAGACCCTCTTAGATCAGGCTGGCAGCTTGTATTCGTTGACAGGGAGAACGATGTTCTTCTCCTTGGAGACGATCCGTGGGA ATCATTTGTCAATAATGTATGGTATATCAAAATACTTTCACCTGAAGATATCCATAAAATGGGAGAACAAGCCGTGGAATCCCTTGGTCCAAGTTCAGGACATAGGCTGAATAGCACTGGTGCAGATTCTCACGAAATTGTTTCTGGACTTCCATCAATTGGCTCCCTTGAATACTGA